From Pseudomonas putida, one genomic window encodes:
- a CDS encoding BON domain-containing protein, which yields MIPKRLGLMALTLCLSVTGCSSVLTSTRNSPIEDDRGTRTIGSKIDDSLIETKASVNIAKASPDLDEGSHIVVSSYNGVVLLAGQTPRADLKSLAEQTASQVQRVKRVHNELQVMQPSSILARNNDAWLTTKIKTQMLTDNAVPSSRIKVITENGIVYLLGLVTQQEANSATAVVQGVSGVQKIVKLFEYID from the coding sequence ATGATCCCCAAGCGCCTCGGCCTGATGGCCCTGACCCTGTGCCTGAGCGTCACCGGCTGCAGCTCGGTACTGACCTCGACCCGCAATTCGCCGATCGAGGATGATCGCGGCACTCGCACCATCGGCAGCAAGATCGATGACTCGCTGATCGAAACCAAGGCCTCGGTAAACATCGCGAAAGCCAGCCCTGATCTGGACGAAGGCTCGCACATTGTCGTCAGCAGCTACAACGGCGTTGTCCTGCTCGCCGGCCAAACCCCGCGCGCCGACCTCAAGAGCCTGGCCGAGCAGACCGCCAGCCAGGTACAGCGGGTCAAGCGGGTGCATAACGAGCTGCAGGTAATGCAACCCTCCTCGATCCTTGCACGCAATAACGACGCCTGGCTGACCACCAAGATCAAGACCCAGATGCTCACCGACAATGCCGTGCCCAGCTCGCGCATCAAAGTGATCACCGAGAACGGTATCGTCTACCTGCTCGGCCTGGTTACTCAGCAGGAAGCCAACTCCGCCACTGCCGTGGTACAGGGCGTGTCGGGCGTGCAAAAGATCGTCAAGCTGTTCGAGTACATAGACTGA
- a CDS encoding phosphoheptose isomerase, whose product MDMQSRIRRLFQASIDTKQQAMDILAPHIEQASLVMVNALLNEGKMLACGNGGSAGDAQHFSSELLNRFERERPSLPAIALTTDSSTLTSIANDYSYNEIFSKQIRALGQPGDVLLAISTSGNSANVIQAIQAAHDREMIVVALTGRDGGGMASLLLPEDVEIRVPSTVTARIQEVHLLAIHCLCDLIDSQLFGSEE is encoded by the coding sequence ATGGACATGCAATCCCGAATTCGCCGGCTGTTCCAGGCCAGCATCGATACCAAGCAACAGGCAATGGACATCCTGGCACCGCACATCGAGCAGGCCAGCCTGGTCATGGTCAATGCGCTGCTCAACGAGGGCAAGATGCTCGCCTGCGGCAACGGCGGCTCGGCCGGCGACGCCCAGCATTTCTCGTCGGAACTCCTCAACCGCTTTGAGCGTGAGCGTCCGAGCCTGCCGGCGATCGCCCTGACCACCGACAGCTCGACACTGACCTCGATTGCCAACGACTACAGCTACAACGAAATCTTCTCCAAGCAGATTCGCGCCCTCGGCCAGCCCGGCGACGTGCTGCTGGCGATTTCGACCAGCGGCAACTCGGCAAACGTGATTCAAGCGATCCAAGCGGCACATGATCGCGAAATGATTGTCGTAGCATTGACCGGGCGTGACGGTGGCGGCATGGCTTCGCTGCTGTTGCCCGAGGACGTGGAGATCCGCGTACCCTCGACGGTCACTGCACGCATCCAGGAAGTCCACCTGCTGGCGATCCACTGCCTGTGTGATCTGATCGACAGCCAACTGTTCGGGAGTGAAGAATGA
- a CDS encoding YraN family protein has translation MPQASPTSAGHAAENQALEFLQGQGLQLLTRNWRCKGGELDLVMLDTDTVVFVEVRYRLHAGFGGALGSIDGRKQRRLVHAASLFLLKESCWANHPCRFDVVALQGSHHAGRPLQWLKNAFEC, from the coding sequence ATGCCCCAAGCATCGCCAACCAGCGCCGGCCATGCCGCAGAAAACCAAGCCCTTGAGTTTCTTCAAGGGCAAGGCCTGCAACTGCTGACGCGTAATTGGCGATGCAAAGGTGGCGAGCTTGATCTGGTCATGCTCGACACCGATACAGTAGTATTCGTCGAAGTCCGCTATCGGTTGCACGCGGGCTTCGGTGGCGCCCTCGGCAGTATCGACGGGCGCAAGCAGAGGCGACTGGTGCATGCCGCCAGCCTTTTTCTGCTGAAGGAGTCTTGCTGGGCCAACCACCCGTGCCGCTTCGATGTTGTCGCCTTGCAGGGTAGCCACCACGCAGGCAGGCCGCTTCAATGGCTGAAAAACGCCTTCGAATGCTGA
- a CDS encoding penicillin-binding protein activator — MIACLRLLTALCLAALLAACASSPSSSLGELPRTPDASIEQLLEKAAASTSAEDAALLRLSAADLAYKQKDYPRAARILEQVPMDTLKPAQQIFAATLGAELAMSRNQPKAALSALSHPSLQHLGQLPAEQQVRTYSVHAAALEADGQALAAAQQRVMLAPLLSGQAAAANNDATWALVASLPAEQLQQPAGDQTLAGWTRLALAVKSAGTLEQQQAAIETWRQQHPDHPAALQLPSALVKLKELASQPLTKIGLLLPQEGPLAGVARALRDGFMAAHFQAQQAGQQAPAVQVYDSSRIGSLDDFYRQAQADGVQLVVGPLEKALVKKLAANAQLPITTLALNYADAGQTAPPQLFQFGLAAEDEAREVSRRARADGMVRAVALVPAGEWGDRVLAAFRQDWEGNGGTILAAERIAQPVALAQQIANLFQLRQSEGRAQSLQSTVGGTIAAQPSRRQDIDFIFLASTPQQAQQIKPTLNFQYAGDVPVYATSNLYSASGDVNQYNDMNGIRFCETPWLLDTTNSLRQQVVQQWPQAAGSLGRLYAMGVDAYSLAPRLGQLKALPDNRVQGLSGSLSMNASQRIERQLPWAEFSGGQVKRLPDTLR, encoded by the coding sequence ATGATCGCTTGCCTGCGGCTGCTCACAGCCCTCTGCCTCGCTGCCTTGCTGGCAGCCTGCGCCAGCTCGCCCTCATCCAGCCTCGGAGAGCTGCCACGCACGCCGGACGCCAGCATCGAGCAACTGCTCGAGAAAGCGGCGGCCAGCACGTCTGCCGAAGATGCCGCCCTGCTGCGCCTGAGCGCTGCCGACCTGGCATACAAGCAGAAGGACTACCCGCGCGCGGCACGCATTCTCGAGCAGGTCCCCATGGATACGCTCAAGCCTGCCCAACAGATCTTCGCCGCCACACTGGGCGCCGAACTGGCCATGAGCCGCAACCAGCCCAAAGCCGCCCTCAGCGCCTTGTCGCACCCCAGCCTGCAGCACCTCGGCCAATTGCCGGCCGAGCAGCAGGTGCGTACGTATAGCGTCCACGCCGCCGCCCTGGAAGCCGACGGTCAAGCCCTGGCCGCTGCGCAACAGCGCGTGATGCTGGCCCCACTGCTCAGCGGCCAGGCTGCCGCCGCCAACAATGACGCGACCTGGGCCTTGGTCGCCTCGCTGCCGGCAGAGCAACTGCAGCAGCCCGCTGGCGATCAGACCCTGGCCGGCTGGACCCGCCTGGCTCTGGCCGTGAAAAGCGCAGGCACGCTGGAGCAGCAGCAGGCCGCGATCGAGACCTGGCGCCAGCAACACCCAGACCATCCCGCGGCACTGCAGCTGCCATCGGCCTTGGTCAAGCTCAAGGAACTGGCAAGCCAGCCGCTGACCAAGATCGGTCTGCTGCTACCCCAGGAAGGCCCGCTTGCCGGTGTCGCCCGCGCCCTGCGTGACGGCTTCATGGCCGCGCACTTCCAGGCCCAGCAGGCGGGCCAGCAAGCGCCGGCCGTACAGGTGTATGACAGCTCACGCATCGGCTCGCTGGATGACTTCTATCGCCAGGCCCAGGCCGATGGCGTGCAACTGGTAGTCGGCCCGCTGGAAAAAGCGCTGGTCAAGAAGCTGGCCGCCAACGCCCAGCTGCCCATCACCACCCTCGCCCTGAATTACGCTGACGCGGGCCAGACCGCCCCGCCACAACTTTTCCAGTTCGGCCTGGCTGCCGAAGACGAAGCCCGCGAAGTATCGCGCCGCGCCCGCGCCGACGGCATGGTTCGCGCGGTGGCCCTGGTGCCGGCCGGTGAATGGGGCGACCGCGTGCTTGCCGCGTTCCGCCAGGACTGGGAAGGCAATGGCGGCACCATCCTCGCCGCCGAACGCATCGCCCAGCCAGTCGCCCTGGCCCAACAGATCGCCAATCTGTTCCAGCTGCGCCAGAGCGAAGGCCGCGCACAGAGCCTGCAGAGCACCGTGGGCGGCACCATTGCTGCGCAACCCTCGCGCCGCCAGGACATCGACTTCATCTTCCTCGCCTCGACCCCGCAACAGGCACAGCAGATCAAGCCCACCCTGAACTTCCAGTACGCTGGCGACGTTCCGGTCTATGCCACCTCGAACCTGTACAGCGCCAGCGGTGACGTCAACCAGTACAACGACATGAACGGCATCCGTTTCTGCGAAACCCCGTGGCTGCTCGACACCACCAACAGCCTGCGTCAGCAGGTGGTCCAGCAGTGGCCACAAGCCGCTGGCAGCCTGGGCCGTCTATATGCCATGGGTGTAGACGCCTATAGCCTGGCGCCCCGCCTGGGCCAGCTCAAAGCGCTGCCGGATAACCGTGTACAGGGACTGTCGGGCAGCCTGAGCATGAACGCCAGTCAGCGCATCGAGCGCCAGCTGCCGTGGGCTGAATTTTCGGGCGGCCAGGTCAAGCGCCTGCCCGATACCCTCCGCTGA
- the rsmI gene encoding 16S rRNA (cytidine(1402)-2'-O)-methyltransferase, translated as MSARALKVLANVALIAAEDTRHSIRLLQHFGIDTPLAACHEHNERDEGGRFITKLLAGEDVALVSDAGTPLISDPGYHLVRQARAAGVDVVPVPGACALIAALSAAGLPSDRFIFEGFLPAKSAGRRARLEQVKEEPRTLIFYEAPHRILECLEDMELVFGAERPALLARELTKTFETLKGLPLGELREFVAGDSNQQRGECVVLVGGWSAPEGEAAISVQAQRVLDLLLAELPLKRAAALAAEITGVRKNLLYQAALEKQKAQ; from the coding sequence ATGAGCGCCAGGGCATTGAAGGTGTTGGCTAACGTCGCCCTGATCGCCGCCGAGGACACCCGGCACTCGATCCGCCTGCTGCAGCATTTCGGCATCGATACGCCGCTGGCTGCCTGTCACGAGCACAATGAGCGGGACGAAGGCGGGCGTTTCATCACCAAGCTTCTGGCCGGTGAGGATGTGGCGCTGGTTTCCGATGCCGGTACGCCATTGATTTCCGACCCTGGTTACCACCTGGTGCGCCAGGCGCGAGCCGCCGGCGTCGATGTGGTGCCTGTGCCTGGCGCCTGTGCGCTGATTGCCGCGCTTTCGGCGGCCGGGCTGCCCTCTGATCGGTTCATTTTCGAAGGCTTCCTCCCCGCCAAAAGCGCAGGCCGCCGTGCCCGGCTCGAACAGGTCAAGGAAGAGCCGCGTACCTTGATTTTCTACGAGGCGCCCCATCGCATTCTTGAGTGTCTGGAGGACATGGAACTGGTGTTCGGTGCCGAGCGCCCGGCGTTGCTCGCGCGTGAGCTGACCAAAACCTTCGAGACCCTCAAAGGCTTGCCGCTCGGGGAGCTGCGCGAGTTCGTGGCGGGTGACAGCAACCAGCAGCGCGGCGAGTGCGTGGTGTTGGTCGGTGGCTGGAGTGCGCCGGAGGGTGAGGCGGCGATCAGCGTCCAGGCGCAGCGTGTACTGGACCTGCTTTTGGCCGAATTGCCGCTCAAGCGTGCAGCGGCCCTGGCGGCGGAGATCACCGGCGTGCGCAAGAACCTGTTGTATCAGGCAGCACTGGAAAAGCAGAAAGCGCAGTAG
- the mraZ gene encoding division/cell wall cluster transcriptional repressor MraZ, whose amino-acid sequence MFRGANAVSLDAKGRLAMPSRYRDELDSRCNGQLIVTIDAVDPCLCVYPLDEWEQIEAKLRALPSLREENRRLQRLLIGNAVDLELDGSGRFLVPPRLREYAKLDKKAMLVGQLNKFQLWDEDAWNAVSAADLAAIQQPGAMPDDLRDLIL is encoded by the coding sequence GTGTTCCGCGGAGCCAACGCCGTCAGCCTCGATGCCAAGGGCCGTCTCGCCATGCCGAGCCGGTACCGTGACGAGCTCGATTCGCGTTGCAATGGTCAGTTGATCGTGACCATCGACGCCGTCGACCCCTGCTTGTGCGTTTACCCCCTCGATGAGTGGGAACAGATTGAAGCCAAGTTGCGTGCCTTGCCGTCGTTGCGTGAGGAAAACCGCCGCCTGCAGCGTTTGCTGATCGGTAATGCGGTTGACCTGGAGCTCGACGGCAGTGGCCGTTTCCTGGTACCGCCCCGCCTGCGGGAGTACGCCAAGCTGGACAAGAAGGCGATGCTGGTGGGGCAACTGAACAAATTCCAGCTGTGGGATGAGGATGCCTGGAACGCAGTTTCGGCAGCCGACCTTGCAGCTATCCAACAACCGGGCGCCATGCCCGACGATTTACGTGACCTGATCCTGTGA
- the rsmH gene encoding 16S rRNA (cytosine(1402)-N(4))-methyltransferase RsmH translates to MTIDSGFNHITVLLDEAVEALALRADGCYLDGTFGRGGHSRLILSKLGPDGRLLGFDKDPQAIATGQALAAEDGRFVIVQRSFAELGAEVAERGLAGKVSGILLDLGVSSPQLDDPERGFSFLNDGPLDMRMNPDQGISAAEFIATAPVEEIARVFKEYGEERFAGRMARAVVERREKQPFTRTADLAEVLKVANPAWEKGKNPATRAFQGLRIHVNNELGDLEAGLEAALEALEVGGRLAVISFHSLEDRIVKLFMRKLVKGEADNLPRNLPVQHKAFEPKIRLIGKAQFASEAELKANPRSRSAVMRVAEKLR, encoded by the coding sequence GTGACCATAGATAGCGGCTTCAACCACATCACCGTCCTGCTCGACGAAGCTGTCGAGGCATTGGCCCTGCGCGCCGACGGTTGCTATCTCGACGGCACCTTCGGCCGCGGCGGGCACAGCCGTCTGATCCTCAGCAAGCTCGGGCCGGATGGTCGGCTGCTGGGCTTCGACAAAGATCCTCAAGCGATTGCCACGGGGCAAGCGCTGGCGGCCGAAGACGGCCGCTTTGTCATTGTGCAGCGCAGTTTTGCCGAGCTGGGCGCTGAAGTGGCCGAGCGAGGCCTGGCTGGCAAGGTCAGCGGTATCCTGCTCGATCTGGGCGTGTCCTCGCCCCAGCTGGACGACCCTGAGCGGGGGTTCAGTTTCCTCAATGACGGCCCGCTGGATATGCGCATGAACCCCGACCAGGGCATCAGCGCTGCCGAGTTCATCGCCACCGCGCCGGTCGAGGAAATTGCCCGCGTTTTCAAAGAGTATGGCGAGGAACGTTTTGCCGGCCGCATGGCGCGCGCCGTGGTAGAGCGCCGCGAAAAGCAGCCGTTCACCCGGACTGCGGACCTGGCCGAAGTGCTCAAGGTCGCCAACCCTGCCTGGGAAAAGGGCAAGAACCCAGCAACCCGTGCCTTCCAGGGCCTGCGCATTCACGTCAACAACGAGCTGGGCGATCTTGAGGCCGGCCTTGAGGCTGCACTCGAGGCGCTGGAAGTCGGCGGCCGTCTGGCGGTGATTAGCTTCCATTCGCTGGAAGACCGTATCGTCAAGTTGTTCATGCGCAAACTGGTCAAGGGTGAAGCGGACAACCTGCCGCGCAACCTGCCAGTTCAGCACAAGGCCTTCGAGCCGAAAATCCGTCTGATCGGCAAGGCTCAGTTTGCTTCCGAAGCCGAGCTCAAGGCCAACCCGCGGTCGCGCAGCGCCGTGATGCGGGTGGCGGAGAAGCTTCGGTGA
- the ftsL gene encoding cell division protein FtsL codes for MSRLFAKPLPGGSFLMLLLFVGVLVSAIAVSYSAHWNRQLLNTLYGELNERDKAQAEWGRLILEQSTWTAASRIENLASEQLKMHVPAADEVRMVAP; via the coding sequence GTGAGCCGGCTATTTGCCAAGCCTTTGCCAGGCGGAAGCTTCCTGATGCTTCTGCTGTTCGTTGGCGTGCTTGTTTCGGCCATTGCCGTGTCGTACAGCGCCCACTGGAATCGCCAGTTGCTCAACACCCTGTACGGCGAGTTGAATGAGCGCGACAAGGCCCAGGCCGAGTGGGGCCGGCTGATCCTCGAACAAAGCACCTGGACCGCTGCCAGCCGCATCGAGAACCTGGCTTCCGAGCAACTGAAGATGCACGTGCCTGCCGCCGACGAAGTACGGATGGTGGCGCCATGA
- a CDS encoding peptidoglycan D,D-transpeptidase FtsI family protein yields the protein MKLEGALYPWRFRVVIGLLALMVGAICWRIIDLQVVDRDFLKGQGDARSLRHIPIPAHRGLITDRNGEPLAVSTPVTTLWANPKEMQASKDRWPQLAAALGQNAQQLSERLTQQASKEFIYLVRGLTPEQGQHVLDLKVPGVYGLEEFRRFYPAGDVTAHMVGFTDLDDHGREGVELAYDEWLAGVPGKRQVIKDRRGRLIKDIQVTKNAKAGKTLALSIDLRLQYLATRELRNAIAEQDAKAGSLVIMDVKTGEVLAMVNQPTYNPNNRRTMFPSAMRNRAIIDVFEPGSTVKPISMSAALESGRWKPTDKVEVYPGSLQIGRYTIKDVSRSEGPILDLTGILINSSNVGMSKIAFDIGGEAIYRVMSQVGLGQYTGLGFPGERVGNLPNHREWRKAETATLSYGYGVSVTALQLVHAYAALANDGKMVPLSILKVDKAPEAVQAIPKDTAKTVQGMLQQVIEAPRGVFRAQVPFYHVGGKSGTARKATVGSKGYTENAYRSLFAGFGPMSDPRYAIVVVIDEPRKGGYFGGLVSAPVFSNVMSGTLRLMNVPPDNLPPPADPQQVNAAPAKGGRG from the coding sequence ATGAAGCTCGAAGGTGCACTCTACCCCTGGCGCTTCCGCGTGGTGATCGGCCTGCTGGCGTTGATGGTCGGCGCCATCTGCTGGCGCATCATCGACTTGCAGGTGGTCGACCGTGACTTCCTCAAGGGCCAGGGCGATGCCCGCAGCCTGCGTCATATTCCTATTCCGGCACACCGAGGTCTGATTACCGACCGTAATGGTGAGCCCTTGGCCGTCAGTACGCCTGTCACCACCTTGTGGGCCAACCCCAAGGAAATGCAAGCGTCCAAGGACCGCTGGCCGCAACTGGCCGCCGCATTGGGGCAGAACGCCCAGCAGCTGAGCGAGCGCCTGACCCAGCAGGCCAGCAAAGAATTCATCTACCTGGTCCGCGGCCTGACCCCGGAGCAGGGGCAGCATGTGCTCGACCTGAAAGTGCCGGGTGTATACGGCCTCGAAGAATTCCGCCGCTTCTATCCCGCCGGTGATGTCACCGCTCACATGGTCGGTTTCACCGACCTAGATGACCATGGCCGCGAAGGGGTAGAGCTGGCCTACGATGAGTGGCTGGCCGGGGTGCCCGGCAAGCGGCAAGTGATCAAGGACCGGCGGGGCCGCTTGATCAAGGACATTCAGGTAACCAAGAACGCCAAGGCCGGCAAGACCTTGGCGTTGTCCATCGACCTGCGCCTGCAATACCTGGCCACGCGCGAGCTGCGTAACGCGATCGCCGAGCAGGATGCCAAGGCCGGCAGCCTGGTGATCATGGACGTCAAGACCGGTGAGGTCCTGGCGATGGTCAACCAGCCGACCTACAACCCCAACAACCGCCGCACCATGTTCCCGTCGGCGATGCGTAACCGGGCGATCATTGACGTGTTCGAGCCAGGCTCCACGGTCAAGCCGATCTCCATGAGCGCTGCGTTGGAGAGTGGGCGCTGGAAGCCCACCGACAAGGTCGAAGTCTACCCCGGCAGCCTGCAGATCGGCCGCTACACCATCAAGGACGTGTCCAGGAGCGAGGGGCCGATCCTCGACCTGACCGGCATCCTGATCAACTCCAGTAACGTGGGCATGAGCAAGATCGCCTTCGATATCGGTGGCGAAGCCATCTACCGGGTCATGTCCCAGGTCGGCCTTGGCCAGTACACCGGCCTTGGGTTCCCGGGCGAGCGGGTTGGCAACCTGCCCAACCATCGTGAGTGGCGCAAGGCCGAAACCGCGACCTTGTCCTATGGCTACGGCGTCTCGGTTACCGCCTTGCAGCTGGTGCATGCCTATGCGGCGCTGGCCAACGACGGGAAGATGGTGCCGCTGTCGATCCTCAAGGTCGACAAGGCCCCGGAGGCAGTCCAGGCCATTCCAAAGGACACCGCCAAAACCGTGCAAGGCATGTTGCAGCAAGTGATCGAGGCGCCGCGCGGGGTGTTCCGCGCCCAGGTGCCGTTCTATCACGTGGGCGGCAAGTCTGGTACCGCGCGTAAAGCCACAGTGGGCTCCAAGGGCTACACCGAAAACGCCTACCGCTCGCTGTTCGCCGGCTTCGGGCCAATGAGCGACCCGCGTTACGCCATTGTCGTGGTCATCGACGAACCGCGCAAAGGCGGTTATTTCGGTGGCCTGGTATCGGCGCCGGTATTCAGCAACGTCATGTCGGGCACCCTGCGGCTGATGAATGTGCCGCCAGACAACCTGCCACCGCCTGCCGACCCGCAACAAGTCAATGCAGCACCCGCCAAGGGAGGGCGTGGATGA
- the murE gene encoding UDP-N-acetylmuramoyl-L-alanyl-D-glutamate--2,6-diaminopimelate ligase: protein MMTMPLSKLFAHASRDPLIRELTLDSRAVRAGDLFLAVPGAKVDGRDHISDALARGAAAVAYEQQGTQVLPITDVPLIPVKGLIAQLSDIAGRFYGEPSRQLNLVGVTGTNGKTSVTQLVAQALDALGQRCGLIGTLGTGFYGELQSGRLTTPDPIAVQSTLYDLKKAGAKAVAMEVSSHALEQGRVAALEFDIAVMTNLSRDHLDYHGSMEAYEAAKAKLFAWPSLRCQVVNLDDGFGRRLAADFARRPSVDHIETRLLSYSLENPDASLYCREARFDDDGVRAIIVTAQGERTLRSQLLGRFNLSNMLAAVATLLALDYSLDEILKVTAQLKGPVGRMQRLGGGQKPLVVVDYAHTPDALEQVLQALRPHAHGQLLCLFGCGGDRDRGKRPLMAEVAERLADRVLVTDDNPRTEDPQAIFNDIRPGFVRPADVEFVAGRGEAIAHLIASAAASDVIVLAGKGHEDYQEINGQRHDFSDLVEAEKALAAWEAPHA from the coding sequence ATGATGACAATGCCACTGAGCAAGCTTTTCGCCCACGCCAGTCGCGACCCGCTGATCCGTGAGCTGACCTTGGACAGCCGGGCTGTACGCGCAGGTGACCTGTTCCTGGCCGTGCCGGGGGCCAAGGTCGATGGCCGTGACCATATCAGCGACGCGCTGGCCCGCGGTGCCGCTGCGGTCGCCTACGAACAGCAGGGCACCCAGGTGCTGCCGATCACCGATGTGCCGCTGATCCCGGTCAAAGGCCTGATCGCTCAGCTGTCGGATATTGCCGGCCGCTTCTACGGCGAGCCGAGCCGTCAGCTGAACCTGGTCGGGGTTACCGGTACCAACGGCAAGACCAGCGTCACTCAACTGGTGGCCCAGGCGCTAGATGCGCTTGGCCAACGGTGCGGCCTGATCGGTACCCTGGGTACCGGATTTTATGGTGAGTTGCAGAGCGGCCGACTGACCACGCCAGATCCGATTGCGGTGCAGTCGACGCTGTACGACCTGAAAAAGGCCGGGGCCAAGGCCGTGGCGATGGAAGTATCCTCGCATGCCCTGGAGCAGGGGCGTGTTGCCGCGCTGGAATTCGATATTGCGGTGATGACCAACCTGTCCCGTGATCATCTGGACTATCACGGCAGCATGGAGGCCTACGAGGCCGCGAAGGCCAAGCTTTTCGCCTGGCCTAGCCTGCGTTGCCAGGTGGTCAACCTGGATGACGGTTTCGGCCGTCGTCTGGCGGCTGATTTTGCCCGTCGTCCGAGTGTCGACCATATCGAGACCCGTCTGCTCAGCTACAGCCTGGAAAACCCCGACGCTTCTTTGTATTGCCGTGAAGCCAGGTTCGATGACGATGGCGTCCGGGCCATCATCGTCACCGCCCAGGGTGAGCGTACCTTGCGCAGCCAGCTGCTGGGCCGTTTCAACCTGAGCAACATGCTCGCGGCCGTGGCGACCTTGCTCGCTCTGGATTATTCGCTGGACGAAATCCTCAAGGTCACCGCGCAGTTGAAAGGCCCGGTGGGGCGCATGCAGCGTCTTGGCGGCGGTCAGAAGCCGTTGGTGGTGGTCGATTACGCGCACACCCCTGACGCCCTGGAGCAGGTACTCCAAGCCCTGCGCCCGCACGCCCACGGCCAGTTGCTGTGCCTGTTCGGTTGTGGTGGCGATCGCGATCGGGGCAAGCGTCCGCTGATGGCCGAAGTGGCCGAGCGCCTGGCTGATCGTGTACTGGTCACTGACGATAACCCTCGTACCGAAGACCCACAGGCGATCTTCAACGACATTCGCCCCGGCTTTGTCCGCCCCGCCGACGTCGAGTTCGTCGCGGGCCGCGGCGAGGCCATCGCACACCTGATCGCTTCTGCTGCCGCTTCGGACGTCATCGTCCTGGCGGGCAAGGGGCATGAGGATTACCAGGAGATCAATGGCCAACGCCATGATTTCTCTGACTTGGTCGAAGCCGAAAAGGCACTTGCAGCCTGGGAGGCTCCACATGCTTAA
- a CDS encoding UDP-N-acetylmuramoyl-tripeptide--D-alanyl-D-alanine ligase: MLKPMTLSQLTAALSARLVGADASFSGVSIDSRSVGAGQLFVALVGPRFDGHDYLADVQAKGAVAALVEREVADVDLPQLVVADCRLALGQLGALNRAGYDKPVVAITGSSGKTTVKEMLACILRTRGPVHATRGNLNNDLGAPLTLLEIAPQHSAAVIELGASRIGEIRYTVGLTQPQVVIINNAGTAHVGEFGGPEKIVEAKGEILEGLGEGGTAILNLDDKAFAIWKARAGAHKVISFARSDARADFHATDIGRDARGCPSFTLHGAGASVAVQLNVLGEHNVSNALAAAAAAHAVGLTLSGIAAGLNAMQPVKGRTVAQIAPGGVRVIDDSYNANPTSMCAAIDILAGFSGRTVLVLGDIGELGQWAQEGHHQVGDYARGKVDALYAVGTNMTHAVKAFGANGRHFVTQAELIEAVRAETASNTTILIKGSRSAAMENVVAALCGASGEKH; encoded by the coding sequence ATGCTTAAGCCCATGACACTCAGCCAGCTGACCGCAGCGCTGAGCGCTCGCCTGGTCGGCGCCGACGCCAGCTTCAGCGGTGTCAGCATCGACAGCCGCAGCGTCGGCGCCGGGCAGTTGTTCGTCGCCCTGGTGGGGCCGCGTTTCGACGGCCACGACTACTTGGCCGATGTGCAGGCCAAGGGCGCCGTGGCAGCGCTGGTGGAGCGTGAAGTGGCCGATGTCGACTTGCCGCAGCTGGTGGTCGCCGACTGCCGTCTGGCCCTTGGCCAGCTCGGAGCGCTGAACCGTGCCGGCTACGACAAGCCGGTGGTCGCCATCACCGGCTCCAGTGGCAAGACCACGGTCAAAGAGATGCTTGCCTGCATCCTGCGTACCCGTGGTCCTGTTCATGCCACCCGTGGCAACCTGAACAACGACCTGGGGGCACCGCTGACCCTGCTGGAAATTGCTCCCCAACACAGCGCCGCCGTCATCGAGCTGGGCGCTTCGCGCATTGGCGAGATCCGCTACACCGTGGGCCTCACCCAGCCACAGGTAGTCATCATCAACAATGCCGGTACTGCCCACGTCGGCGAGTTCGGCGGGCCAGAGAAGATCGTTGAAGCCAAGGGCGAGATTCTCGAAGGGCTGGGCGAGGGCGGCACTGCCATCCTCAATCTGGACGACAAGGCCTTTGCCATCTGGAAGGCGCGCGCGGGTGCCCATAAGGTCATCAGTTTTGCCCGCAGCGACGCCCGCGCCGACTTCCATGCCACTGACATTGGTCGCGACGCGCGGGGTTGCCCGTCGTTCACACTGCACGGCGCCGGTGCATCGGTGGCCGTGCAGCTAAACGTGCTCGGTGAGCATAACGTCAGCAACGCCCTGGCCGCTGCTGCCGCCGCGCATGCCGTTGGTCTGACCCTGAGCGGCATTGCCGCGGGCCTTAACGCCATGCAGCCGGTCAAGGGCCGTACCGTGGCGCAAATCGCCCCGGGTGGCGTGCGCGTGATCGATGACAGTTACAACGCAAATCCCACCTCGATGTGCGCGGCCATTGATATACTCGCCGGCTTTTCCGGGCGCACCGTTCTGGTGCTGGGGGATATCGGCGAGCTGGGGCAGTGGGCGCAAGAAGGTCACCATCAGGTGGGCGATTACGCTCGCGGCAAGGTCGATGCCCTGTACGCAGTGGGTACCAACATGACACATGCGGTCAAGGCGTTCGGCGCCAATGGCCGTCATTTCGTAACGCAAGCTGAGCTGATCGAGGCCGTTCGCGCCGAAACTGCCAGCAATACCACTATCTTGATCAAGGGCTCGCGCAGCGCTGCGATGGAAA